From the Spirochaetales bacterium genome, the window AATCAGGCAGCCAGTCGCCGTCATTCGCAGGATCCTGGATGAAACCGTCATCAATCCCGATGCGCCGGATTATATCCATCACTTCTTCATATTCTTCCCGATTCACATATCGATCCGGCGCCTCATTCTCTTTCATATCGGATATGCCGACCGGAATAAACTGGAACATGAGGGAAAGCATCGCCTCCGGTTCGAGATTGTTTTTATACCATTCCAAAACGGCCCGTGTCTGAGGAATTCCGCCCGGAATGACAAGATGCCGCATAACCAGACCGCTTTTCAACATCCCGTTCTCCATGGAACGGGTTTTTTTACCGGACATTAATGAAATTGCCCGTACCGCTTTTTCCGGATATGAGGGTGAGTAAAAAAAACGGCGTGCAAACGCCCCATCCAGTGTCTTCATATCCGGAATATAAATATCGACTACAACATCCAGAAGTTTCAGAATGTCCGTCTCCTCAAATCCGGAAGAATTCCAGACAACGGGAATGAGGAGTCCCGCCTCCTTTGCCCGTAAAACGGCCCGGATAACGCCCGGGATAAAATGGGTCGCGGTGACGAGATTGATATTCTCGGCTCCCCTTTTCTGAAGCGTGAGAAAAATTCCGCAGAGTTCATCCGCGGTGACCGTCCCGCCCATTCCTTCCCGGCTTATCTGATAATTCTGGCAAAAGCGGCACCTGAGTGTACAACCGGAAAAAAAGACGGTACCCGATCCTCCCGTTCCTGAAATCGGCGGTTCCTCTCCGAAATGCAGGCACGCGGAGGCAATCCTGATTTCCGATGTTTCACCGCAGAATCCCCTCTCCCCTTTCAGCCTGTCCACACCGCATTGACGGGGGCAGAGCATGCAATGCGAGTAAAGTTCCTTATAAAGCCCGTCGAATCCGTCCATCAAGGAAAAGCTACAACATTTTTTTATGTGAGACAATCGGGGTGCAAGGATCTTTTCCCGTAACCCCGTAATGATGAAGTACCCGTACACCGGCTTGTATAGACTGATATGCGCCGACCGCTGCCTTTACAGACGGCCTTTTTTGCCGTAACAATGGTTTTCAAACCGTACCGATATTGATAGAATGGTCCGTACCAAGCCGGCGGCGTGTAACGATCCGTTTCGCGAACAAGACCGAACAAAAAACACAATATATGAAAGCGGGGCAAAGGTATATGGCAAAAAAATATTATGCGGTCTGGCGGGGCCGCACCATCGGTATATTCGATTCCTGGGAGGCGTGTAAGGAACAGATCGACCATTACGCAAATGCCGGTTTCAAATCATTCAATACTCTGGAAGCAGCCGAGGATGCCCTGAAACAACACGGCATACGGCGGACGGCACATAATGTGACGAACGCGGAAACCCGGTCATGTGAAAAAGGATATCGACCGGTACTCGACAGTATAGCCGTGGACGCGGCGTGTTCCGGGAATCCCGGCGTAATGGAATACCGGGGGGTATATACGAAGACGGGAAAGCAACTGTTCAAAGCCGGACCGTTTGAACGGGGAACGAATAATATCGGTGAGTTTCTCGCCATAGTTGACGCCCTGGAATATCTGGAAAAACAGGGGAAAGGTTGCCCGGTCTATTCGGATTCCAGCGTCGCCATCTCGTGGGTCGGGAAAAAAAGCTGCGGGACAAAACTGCCGCTTGACGAAGATAATACGCTCGGCGGACTCATTGAGCGGGCGGTTGAAAAATTGCGTACCCGCTCATATCGGAATAAAATACTGAAGTGGGACACAAAGCGATGGGGAGAAATCCCCGCGGATTTTAACAGGAAATGACGGCTTCATGAAACCGGTCGACGCGGGAAATTACCGATCATCGATCGGCATTACTTGACTATATTACCTCAAGATACTAATATAGGGCCAGCAATATTGTCATATAAAAAACTGTCGATGATGAAACCGGTAGACGCGGTTTGGTCTTCAAGGCTATTGGACTGTTATTTTGCTGGCGTGATGAAACCGGTAGACGCGGTTTGGTCTTCAAGGCTATTGGACTGTTATTTTGCTGGCGTGATGAAACTGGTAGACGTGCCAGACTCAAAATCTGGTGTCCTTCGGGACGTGTGGGTTCGACTCCCACCGCCAGCACTATTAAAAACAAAAAAGAAGCCGGGTATAACGGGAACGATCCCGGAAGTCTGCGTATCCGTTATCGATACGGACCGGACCGGTCTATCCGATGTGGTGACAAAAAAAGGCGAATCATTCAGAAAGATAACAAAACAATTTCATCCGTACCATATTATCATGAAAATATGTGATTATTGATCGTGATTTGATACACAAAAATACCGATAATATTATCGATAATATTAGTAATGCGGATATTTGGAAGACCGTCATTATTTACATTTGGAATGAATATTTATGCACTAAACAGGATAAGTCCGGCAGACTCCTGAAGGGCCTTCTTGTTAAAAGTGCTTGACTTTTTACCGGTAAGGGCGTATCAATTATGCAAATGATCAAATTTGGAGAAGAGACACGGCTTGCGGGGATAAAAATCAGTGAGGGAGTCGCCGTTGCGAGAGTTTGCCTTTTCAATGAAGATCGCCATGCAAATATCCCAATTTACAAAGTTAATAAATCCGAAAGAAAAAAGGAAAAAGGACGCCTTATCCAGGCAATACAAATAGGAGCCGATCAGCTTTCCAGGGTCATCGTCGATGTTAAAAAGCGGATAGGTGATGCGGAATCGAAAATCTTTATCGCCCAGAAAATGATCCTCGAGGACACCAGCATCCACGACGAGATGTTCGACGATATAGAAAATGAAGGGGCGAATGCCGAAGCCGCCGTCATACGGGTGTTGGATTCCTACGAAACGAGGCTGCTGGACGTCGACAACGAATACATCAAGGCACGCGCGACCGATATCGGGGAAATCAAGAGAAGGCTTTTGGACATTCTCTCCGAAGTCACGCCGTCGTTTCTCTGTACCGGCATAGCGCAATGTCAGCGGGGAAAAAACAGGATTATCGTCGCCCGGGAACTCACGCCCAGCCTTACCGTCGGACTCGAAAAACAGCAGATTGTCGGTTTCGTAACCGAACACGGCGGTATATCATCCCACGCGGCGATACTCGCACGGGCCATGGGAATTCCGGCGGTAAGCGGCATCCAGAATATTCACAGCATGGTATCCTGCGGGACGGAGATACTCCTGAACGGAAATGAAGGAAATGTCATCATATGGCCCTCCCAGAAAACGATCGCACAATATAAAAGCGGCAAGGTATATATTCCGAAGGGACTGTATGCCGTTGATCCCGTCGACGGGATGAAAGTGATGGCGAACATAAGCAGGCATCAGGATATCGAGGAGGCGGTCATCGTAAAAGCGGAAGGTGTCGGGCTCTACAGAACCGAATTCGAATTTCTGGCACAGGGAGAAATACTCTCCGAAGACGAACAGTTCAAGCGGTACAAGACGGTTGTGATGGCCATGAAAGGGCAGCCGGTCTATTTCAGACTGATCGACGTCGGCGGCGACAAGACCGCGGATTTTCTCGATCTTCCCGCGGAAATAAATCCGGCACTGGGATTCAGGGGCAGCAGACTTCTTGTCGCACGAAACGAACTTCTCGCACCGCAGGCACGGGCATTGGTCCGTGCTTCCGAATTCGGTCCGGTCTGGGTGCTTTACCCCATGATCGTGGATCTCGAACAATTTTTAATCATGAAACAGCGTTTTCTCGAAGAAACGGCGGATCTCAACCCGGGAGAAATAAAGCATGGGGTAATGTTCGAGGTACCGTCCGCATGTCTCGAGGCGAAAAAAATACTCAAACATGCCGATTTCGCCAGCATCGGAACCAACGACCTCATTCAATACCTCTATGCGGTCGACCGGGACAATGAATATGTCGCCTATGATTATAATCCCGACAAGGAAGCCCTGTGGAATCTGATAACGTTAATCGCCAAGGCGGCGAAAGATGAAAACCGTCCCCTTTCCGTTTGCGGAGAAATAGCGGGCAACAAAAAATATATCATCCGTCTCAAAGAGATCGGTATTACGCGTATCAGTGTCGGCATTCGCCAGATACCGGAATTAAGAATGGGATTAAAATAAGACCTGCCCCCCAGTGCAGAAACGTGCGCGTCCATACCACCATCCATTTATATAACGGCAACCGCAAACCACTTGATTCTTGCGCATTATTTGATTAATTTATGTAACGAAGCAATCAAATACATATATAGCATGTTTTGAGAATGTCGTTTTATTTCGGTTTTTATGAAACAGGTAAGAGTCTTTAATAGTCTGCAAACTCTTTCACGGTCATGCGCTTCTTTTTTATCCGACCGGATAGAAAAAGCCTGCCATGACGGCAAAACGTTCGATATTATTCTTACCGGTGGAAACACCCCGATCGATTGTTACAATGAACTCGCCTCGATTCTATCGGACGGACGGTTTCCTTTGAAAAACATCAATTGGTTTTTCGGGGACGAACGATGGGTGCCCGCCGACCATGAAGACAGCAATGAAAGAATGGTACGGAAATACCTGCTCGGCAAACTAAAGATACCGGAAGAAAATATTTTCTCCTGGAAAGCATGTACAAAGGAACCGTATAAATGTGCATTTGATTATAACCGTATCATCCATGAACACTTTATTGACAGGAATAAAGTACCCGATATCCTTCTTCTCGGCATGGGAGAAGACGGCCATACGGCGTCGCTTTTTCCCCAAAGCAGGGTGCTTTTGGAAGCGGGAGAATTCGAGACGGTATCGAAGGACCTGCCGGTCTTCGCGGCTTCAGTCTATGTTCCCGGACTCAATACATGGCGGCTTTCTCTCACGCCGCGGATTCTTAACCGGGCACAGCAGATCATCTTCCTCATAAGCGGAGAAAAAAAACGTGAAAGTTTCAAAAAAGTGATGAACGGCACTTCCGATATCCCCGCGGCGTGGATTCAGGCGAAACATTGCATTTATTTCGTAACAACGGATATCTGGTCCAACGGCGCATCGCCGCACAGCCGCAATCGGTAAGATCAGGCTTTTTTCCCGATGATTTATTGCCATAATCCGCCATTAGGAATATAGTACAGAAAACAGGCAGACGCCCGAAGGGTGTAAATTAAGGTAAAAACCGGGACTGAAAACGTATCATAAAAAAACGGTTCCCGACCGGAGAAAGCACAGGGCGGTCTGTCAGGCAAAGATCGTGTATGACAAAGGTTGATATTCAAAAAAAATACGCCATGTTAAAAAACCGTCTCAAGGAACTGGGGAAGGTCATCGTCGCCTATTCGGGCGGCGTCGACTCGACATTGCTTCTCCGGTGTGCGGTCGAGGTACTCGGAAATGAAAATGTATTGGCCGTTACCGCCGGTTCCGAGATGATTCCCGCTTCCGAATTGAACGATGCGACGGCGTATACAAAAGACAACGGCATTGCACATCTTGTCATTGCGGCATCGGGGTTACATGAAATAAACGAGAAGGGGAATCCCCCGGACCGCTGCTATCATTGTAAAAAAAGCCTTTTTTTAAAAATCACAGCGATTGCGGAGAAAAGAAATTTTACCCACGTGATCGAGGGCTCCAATACGGATGACGATAACGACTACAGGCCGGGTAAAAAGGCCCTCGAGGAGTGTGGCGTGCTGTCCCCCCTCAGGGAGGCGGGGCTTGGCAAGGAAGAAATACGAAAGCTTTCAAAAGCGGAACACCTTCCCTCGTGGGATAAACCTGCGCGGGCCTGTCTTGTTTCGAGATTCCCGTATTATATGACGATACACAATGATATGTTGAAAAAGGTCGAGCGGGCGGAAGAATTTCTCATAGAGCAGGGATTCACCCTCTGCCGGGTTCGCTGTTTCGGTGATAAAGCCCTGATTGAAGTCGAAAAAACCAGGGTTCGGGAGGCCCGGCGTATCCTGCAGAAAATTGAAAGTGTTCTGCATGAAATCGGATTCAGGGAAGTGGAAATCGATCCCGACGGATACCGGACAGGCAGAATGAACGTTTTTAATGAAAAAGAATGAGTTTATCGTTTCAGGTACCATCAAGCTTCCCCTTACCATATATTGCGAGAAAAGGAAGAACTCCCGTATTTCAATCGGCAAAAAAGGGATTTATATAAGGCTTCCGCTTACCATGACCGAAACCGAGAAAAAAGCCCAGGTCAAAAAGTTTACCGATTGGGCAAAAAAAAAGATGGAAATCAGACGTGAATACCTTGAAAGACATCTTAAGCCTGGTTCGGGAAGAAGCTATCGCGACGGAGATGTCCTCCGGCTGAACAAAGGATCATATATTATCAGACTGTCATATACGGATAAAAAAACAAGCTCGTCCGCGATTACCGGGAAAGAAATACGACTCATTATCTCCTCCCGGCTTACCGAAGAAGAACGATTAAAGGAATGTACCGCCCTTCTGAGCAGATGTATAGCAAAACAACGGCTTCCGGCGTTAAAAAAACGGATAGAAGAGCTAAATAAAAAACACTTTCGAAAGAAAACAGGAAAAATATTTTATAAATACAATAAATCGAATTGGGGAAGCTGCTCTTCGAGAGGGAATATCAATATTTCGACCCGCCTTCTCTTTGCACCGGAGGGCGTCCTCGATTACGTCTGTGTCCATGAACTTGCCCACCTGATCGAAAAAAATCATTCACACAGATTCTGGTCGCTTGTGAGGAAGGTTATGCCGGACTATAAAAAAAGAAAAAATTGGCTGAAGGAAAACTACGACCGGTGCTGGTTTTAGTGCGGTTGACGACGGGATACACCGATACTCATTCATTTTTCCGGGCCGTCATAAGATATATTTTCTGTCCGTGATCCATAAACTTGTTCGCATACACGGAAAGAAACACCTCTTCGGGAGGATTGTCATCCATTAGTGTAAAACCGGGATGAAGAAGGAGCAGGAGTTTTGCCTGTACCGAATAATCAAAAAAATCCGTCGCAAAAGAGAGTCTTCCGCCCGGCTTCAATGTGTTACAGAGAATATCCAGATTCGATTTTCTAATAAACCGCCTTCTCCTATGTCTGGTTTTCGGCCACGGATCGGGAAAATAAACATGATAATGATCGATACAGCGCGGCGGCAATCTTTGAAGAAGGACCTCCGCCTTTTCCTGAACCACGGTAATATTATGAAGCGATCTGTTTTTAATCTTTTTGAGAATCTTGAGGCATCGTTTCTTTTTTAATTCAATACCGATTAAAAAAGTATCCTTTGCTTTTTCACCATATGCGACAAGAAAATGACCGTTTCCGCTGCCGATTTCTATCTCAATCCGCCCCCGGGAAAGGGTTGAAATGGCTTCTGCAACAATTGAATCAACTTCTTCAATTCGCCTTATTGTTATTGCCGGATCTGCGTCCCCGTGACTTTTTTCTTGCATAATTGACGTTTATTACCTTACCCTTGAGTTCTTTACCGGAGAGAACGGAAATCGCACGTGAAGCATGCCGCGAGGATATGTCGAGAAACGAATAATTGTCGAGTACCTTGACTTCTTTGATTTCAGAACGCTTTATTTTCAGATGTTCGGTGAACAGGGAGACGAGGTCATTCGGAAAAACATGCCTGTTCTTGCCCACACTGATAAAAAGGGTGGTGATTGCGGATTTCTTTTTCCCGAACCTTTTCCCCATTAATTCCTTGAAAAGATACGCCATAAAATAGGACCGCATATAAAAAGGAACATGTTGTTTTACCATTTTTTTCAAGGCATTCAGATCATCCGCATCTTCCTCTTCCCTGATTTTCTTGATAATTTCCGCTGTCATCCCTTTCACCACATCTTTTTCCGAAGGGAGCGGTTCTTTTTTGATATCCACGTTTTTCATCTCCTCCGTTGTCGTTAATTTGTTCATGTCCTTGCCGGTTATAAAAAAAATAATCTCTTTGATTCCGTGCGATTCCATCGCCGTCAATCCGGAATAACAGCCGGACTGAACCGGGACATCAAAATAGAGTATATGTGACGGCCAGAAAGATTTCGGATTTTGAATGTCTGCCGGCGAGGCAACAAGAACAGGAATCTTTTTCTGATTAAAGGCGTTACAAATTTTATCCTTCTTGCCTTCCTCGATTTTATTCGAGTACCTTTTGACGGGAAAGCCGCCGTGCTTCAGGGAACGCATCAGTATCGAGATGGTTTCTTCATTATCAGCGTAAAGTAACAGTGAATTTATCGATTTTGTCGTAATAAACTCGCAAAGCACGCTTATTCTTTTCTGCTGGCTTATCTTTTCAATATCAAGCCATGAATAATCCGGTCTTTCGTTTTCTTTTTCCCATTCCTGTCTGCCTACCGTCAGGGGACGATGAAGCGTCGACAGCAGGTTGTCAAGAGAAGATAACGGGACGGGAGAGAAAAGGATCGTCTGTAACTGCTGAGGCAGTTTCGTCGCGATAAAATGCAGGTCCGGTTCAAATCCCGGAAACTTCTCCATATCCGTTCCGTCAATCACCTGAAACTGCAAGCCATCGAAAGAGAGATTTCCCCTTCTTATATGATCGATCACCCTGCTTGTTGTTCCGATGACGATATCGGGTTTTTGTGAAAGCAGACGGAATTCCTTCCTGCTTCCCTTCTCGCTGCCTATAAGGGTAACATTCACCTCTTTTGAGAAATATTGTATGAATTTATGGAACTCTCTGGTTATTTTTTTAACCCGGTCAAATGATGATGTAAGGACTAATGCTTTTATCCCTGCCCTATTTTTATGCATCATCTCCAAAACGGGAAGGATAAAAGCAGCAGTCTTACCTGTTCTATCACCGGCTTCAATAGCAATATTTTTTCCCTTTAAAATAACGGGAATCACCTTTTTCTGCAAAGGAGTCGGCTTCAGATAGCCTGCTTTGCGTAAAAGCTCTCCTATTTCTTTTTTCCAGAGAGTGTGAGCTTTTTTAAACATATAAACCTGTCAAAAAACTATTTATCGTTAACTATAGCACGTCTTTCGCATTTGGTCAAGTTTTTACAAATTATTTGGCGGAAACATTTCCGGTTTCACGATGACAAAAAAAGGCAAGAATATGGTCAATGGCATACTTCATTCTCCATTCGCTGTGCTATATTAGTAATATATCGACGTGTAACTTTCTTATTGAACCGAAGGTTATGATAGGGAGCGGAAAAAAGACCGATAATTAATGCAAGGGGTGCGGTTATGAAGCGAAAAGCATTTATTTTCTTACTGTTCATACTATCCGTGAGTTTTCTTCAGGCGGAAATGCTTCAATTTAAATATATAAAGGGAGAAAAATACAAAATTCTGACAAAAGTAAATGAAAAAGTATATGTGAACGGTGAATTACATCACACTGCAGAGATATTGACAAAAATCGCGTTCGACGTCACCGACGCCGTCGAAAAAAAATGGCAGATATCCGGCAAATATCAGACGTCCGAAAAAGCGGCCGTCAACTCTGAAATATACAAACTCGATGAGGAGTTTACCTCCAACTTCTGGATTGATTCACAGGGCAGGTATGAGATCGACAAGAATTATCTCTATCCTCTTGTAAGAAATATTCCTCTGTTTCCTTTGAAAGATATCAATCCCGGATACAAGTGGAAGGCGAAAGCCGAAGAGATTCAATATTTCAGACCATTTAATATACAAGCCCCGATATCCATCCCGATCGAAGTCGACTACGAATATGTAAAAAACCAGGTGATTGATGGTGTAAAATGCGCGGTTTTAAAGCTTAACTACAACTTGTACCGTGAATTTCCCGAATTAAAAGGCCTGTCCGACTGGTTTCCGATTCTCATTTTCGGCAAGGTCGAACAGGTATTTTACTGGGATATCGCAAAAGGAAGATATCACTCCTATACGGATGATTTTGATATTATCTATGGGTTTAACGACAATACATTATATGAATATGTCGGTACCTCGACGGGAGCGTTTATCGAATCACCGAAAATGGATAAAGCGAAGAT encodes:
- a CDS encoding OmpA family protein; amino-acid sequence: MKRKAFIFLLFILSVSFLQAEMLQFKYIKGEKYKILTKVNEKVYVNGELHHTAEILTKIAFDVTDAVEKKWQISGKYQTSEKAAVNSEIYKLDEEFTSNFWIDSQGRYEIDKNYLYPLVRNIPLFPLKDINPGYKWKAKAEEIQYFRPFNIQAPISIPIEVDYEYVKNQVIDGVKCAVLKLNYNLYREFPELKGLSDWFPILIFGKVEQVFYWDIAKGRYHSYTDDFDIIYGFNDNTLYEYVGTSTGAFIESPKMDKAKIEEEIRETIEKEKIEDTSVRSDDTGVTITLQDINFLPESDMLLPKEQKKLKAIANILKKYASRDILIAGHTALAGTEEGRRLLSEKRAKAVGEYLFLLGVKNNMIFKGYGSRYPVAENDTEEGMKQNRRVEIKILEN
- a CDS encoding radical SAM protein, with product MDGFDGLYKELYSHCMLCPRQCGVDRLKGERGFCGETSEIRIASACLHFGEEPPISGTGGSGTVFFSGCTLRCRFCQNYQISREGMGGTVTADELCGIFLTLQKRGAENINLVTATHFIPGVIRAVLRAKEAGLLIPVVWNSSGFEETDILKLLDVVVDIYIPDMKTLDGAFARRFFYSPSYPEKAVRAISLMSGKKTRSMENGMLKSGLVMRHLVIPGGIPQTRAVLEWYKNNLEPEAMLSLMFQFIPVGISDMKENEAPDRYVNREEYEEVMDIIRRIGIDDGFIQDPANDGDWLPDFGRRNPFPSSCAIPVWHFSDDDNLIRDR
- a CDS encoding ribonuclease H family protein; its protein translation is MAKKYYAVWRGRTIGIFDSWEACKEQIDHYANAGFKSFNTLEAAEDALKQHGIRRTAHNVTNAETRSCEKGYRPVLDSIAVDAACSGNPGVMEYRGVYTKTGKQLFKAGPFERGTNNIGEFLAIVDALEYLEKQGKGCPVYSDSSVAISWVGKKSCGTKLPLDEDNTLGGLIERAVEKLRTRSYRNKILKWDTKRWGEIPADFNRK
- the ptsP gene encoding phosphoenolpyruvate--protein phosphotransferase, which produces MQMIKFGEETRLAGIKISEGVAVARVCLFNEDRHANIPIYKVNKSERKKEKGRLIQAIQIGADQLSRVIVDVKKRIGDAESKIFIAQKMILEDTSIHDEMFDDIENEGANAEAAVIRVLDSYETRLLDVDNEYIKARATDIGEIKRRLLDILSEVTPSFLCTGIAQCQRGKNRIIVARELTPSLTVGLEKQQIVGFVTEHGGISSHAAILARAMGIPAVSGIQNIHSMVSCGTEILLNGNEGNVIIWPSQKTIAQYKSGKVYIPKGLYAVDPVDGMKVMANISRHQDIEEAVIVKAEGVGLYRTEFEFLAQGEILSEDEQFKRYKTVVMAMKGQPVYFRLIDVGGDKTADFLDLPAEINPALGFRGSRLLVARNELLAPQARALVRASEFGPVWVLYPMIVDLEQFLIMKQRFLEETADLNPGEIKHGVMFEVPSACLEAKKILKHADFASIGTNDLIQYLYAVDRDNEYVAYDYNPDKEALWNLITLIAKAAKDENRPLSVCGEIAGNKKYIIRLKEIGITRISVGIRQIPELRMGLK
- a CDS encoding M48 family metallopeptidase, which gives rise to MKKNEFIVSGTIKLPLTIYCEKRKNSRISIGKKGIYIRLPLTMTETEKKAQVKKFTDWAKKKMEIRREYLERHLKPGSGRSYRDGDVLRLNKGSYIIRLSYTDKKTSSSAITGKEIRLIISSRLTEEERLKECTALLSRCIAKQRLPALKKRIEELNKKHFRKKTGKIFYKYNKSNWGSCSSRGNINISTRLLFAPEGVLDYVCVHELAHLIEKNHSHRFWSLVRKVMPDYKKRKNWLKENYDRCWF
- the pgl gene encoding 6-phosphogluconolactonase codes for the protein MKQVRVFNSLQTLSRSCASFLSDRIEKACHDGKTFDIILTGGNTPIDCYNELASILSDGRFPLKNINWFFGDERWVPADHEDSNERMVRKYLLGKLKIPEENIFSWKACTKEPYKCAFDYNRIIHEHFIDRNKVPDILLLGMGEDGHTASLFPQSRVLLEAGEFETVSKDLPVFAASVYVPGLNTWRLSLTPRILNRAQQIIFLISGEKKRESFKKVMNGTSDIPAAWIQAKHCIYFVTTDIWSNGASPHSRNR
- the larE gene encoding ATP-dependent sacrificial sulfur transferase LarE, which translates into the protein MTKVDIQKKYAMLKNRLKELGKVIVAYSGGVDSTLLLRCAVEVLGNENVLAVTAGSEMIPASELNDATAYTKDNGIAHLVIAASGLHEINEKGNPPDRCYHCKKSLFLKITAIAEKRNFTHVIEGSNTDDDNDYRPGKKALEECGVLSPLREAGLGKEEIRKLSKAEHLPSWDKPARACLVSRFPYYMTIHNDMLKKVERAEEFLIEQGFTLCRVRCFGDKALIEVEKTRVREARRILQKIESVLHEIGFREVEIDPDGYRTGRMNVFNEKE
- a CDS encoding DEAD/DEAH box helicase, with translation MFKKAHTLWKKEIGELLRKAGYLKPTPLQKKVIPVILKGKNIAIEAGDRTGKTAAFILPVLEMMHKNRAGIKALVLTSSFDRVKKITREFHKFIQYFSKEVNVTLIGSEKGSRKEFRLLSQKPDIVIGTTSRVIDHIRRGNLSFDGLQFQVIDGTDMEKFPGFEPDLHFIATKLPQQLQTILFSPVPLSSLDNLLSTLHRPLTVGRQEWEKENERPDYSWLDIEKISQQKRISVLCEFITTKSINSLLLYADNEETISILMRSLKHGGFPVKRYSNKIEEGKKDKICNAFNQKKIPVLVASPADIQNPKSFWPSHILYFDVPVQSGCYSGLTAMESHGIKEIIFFITGKDMNKLTTTEEMKNVDIKKEPLPSEKDVVKGMTAEIIKKIREEEDADDLNALKKMVKQHVPFYMRSYFMAYLFKELMGKRFGKKKSAITTLFISVGKNRHVFPNDLVSLFTEHLKIKRSEIKEVKVLDNYSFLDISSRHASRAISVLSGKELKGKVINVNYARKKSRGRRSGNNNKAN